A single region of the Solidesulfovibrio fructosivorans JJ] genome encodes:
- a CDS encoding type I restriction enzyme HsdR N-terminal domain-containing protein gives MHEEPLGNVIRDYLTGEEVAETSYEEFRQALAKLLVEEKGYPKDRLTPKVGVCFPIEGKDYTRMVDLLAVDADGNPLLFVIFCSGEPGSYVREALAAARIYQGGPVPLVAVTDTHDAVLLEAATGRELGHGMRALPSYKDAMAANAPAAALPEDALARERRILFAYSEFLADGCCQGTCRPTARK, from the coding sequence ATGCATGAGGAACCGCTGGGCAACGTCATCCGGGACTACCTGACCGGCGAGGAAGTCGCCGAAACGTCTTACGAGGAGTTCCGGCAGGCCCTGGCCAAGCTCCTGGTGGAGGAAAAAGGCTATCCCAAGGACCGGCTGACGCCCAAGGTCGGGGTCTGCTTCCCCATCGAGGGCAAGGACTACACCCGCATGGTGGACCTGCTGGCCGTGGACGCGGATGGCAACCCGCTGCTTTTCGTCATCTTCTGCTCCGGCGAGCCCGGCTCCTACGTCCGCGAGGCCCTGGCCGCCGCCCGCATCTACCAGGGGGGACCGGTGCCCCTGGTCGCCGTCACCGACACCCACGACGCCGTCCTGCTCGAAGCCGCCACAGGCCGTGAACTCGGCCACGGCATGCGCGCCCTGCCCTCCTATAAAGACGCCATGGCGGCAAACGCCCCCGCTGCGGCCCTGCCCGAGGACGCCCTGGCGAGGGAACGGCGCATCCTTTTCGCCTACAGCGAATTTCTCGCCGACGGCTGCTGCCAGGGCACCTGCCGGCCCACGGCGCGCAAGTAA
- a CDS encoding acyl-CoA thioesterase, with product MTPPVQNPLTAKPVSASRVVMPQRMLPPDANPAGNVHGGVILKYIDTAGGIAAIRHARSAVVTASIDRMDFLKPAYIGEVVTFMASVNYVGSTSMEVGVRVECENPMTGETRHAGSAYLTYVALDAERRPHAVPPLILETEDDSRRNREAAARREARLAERRRERDSQRQGRGE from the coding sequence ATGACGCCGCCAGTACAAAATCCGCTTACGGCCAAGCCCGTGTCGGCCAGCCGGGTGGTCATGCCCCAGCGCATGCTTCCCCCGGACGCCAATCCCGCCGGCAACGTCCACGGCGGCGTCATCCTCAAGTACATCGATACGGCCGGCGGCATCGCGGCCATCCGCCATGCCCGCTCGGCCGTGGTCACCGCCTCCATCGACCGCATGGACTTTCTCAAGCCCGCCTACATCGGCGAGGTGGTGACGTTTATGGCTTCGGTCAATTACGTGGGTTCCACCTCCATGGAGGTGGGGGTCCGGGTGGAGTGCGAAAATCCCATGACCGGCGAGACGCGCCATGCCGGCTCGGCCTATCTGACCTACGTGGCCCTGGATGCCGAGCGGCGTCCCCATGCCGTGCCGCCGCTCATTTTGGAAACCGAGGACGACAGCCGCCGCAATCGCGAGGCCGCCGCCCGCCGCGAAGCCCGGTTGGCCGAACGCCGCCGCGAACGCGACTCCCAGCGTCAGGGGCGCGGCGAATAA
- a CDS encoding MarR family winged helix-turn-helix transcriptional regulator, with protein MRTDHVIALIADIRERAHEWIVAELTRRGHPGIVPSHGAILVRLYDQGPMAMNALATAIGRRKNTVTVLVRKLDEAGYVRRQGSPDDSRVTLVALTEKGEAFRGDFEAVSTALLARVWGGMDDAKRQALVAGLETVRDNLG; from the coding sequence ATGCGCACCGACCATGTCATCGCCCTGATCGCCGATATCCGCGAGCGTGCCCACGAGTGGATCGTGGCCGAACTGACGCGCCGGGGACACCCTGGCATCGTGCCCTCCCACGGCGCGATTCTGGTCCGGCTCTACGACCAGGGACCCATGGCCATGAACGCGCTGGCAACGGCCATCGGACGGCGCAAGAACACCGTCACCGTGCTCGTGCGCAAGCTCGACGAGGCCGGCTACGTCCGCCGCCAGGGCAGCCCGGACGACAGCCGCGTCACCCTGGTCGCCCTGACGGAAAAAGGCGAGGCGTTTCGCGGCGATTTCGAGGCTGTGTCGACCGCCCTGCTGGCCCGGGTCTGGGGCGGCATGGACGACGCAAAGCGGCAGGCGCTCGTCGCCGGTCTGGAAACCGTGCGGGACAACCTGGGCTAA
- a CDS encoding FliH/SctL family protein, which yields MSLSDGNSLGVLTGRVILGPGTDGGEAETTVSEMESRRSPMHFEEVEAQFWERVRAKAKAKASAIIAEAMAEGERIKAKAQEEGYAAGVAAAGEQIQTELAQMSKSLGSMLESLTAERGKLWATHRQEFVTLLRLAVERTTMAAIDARREEILGNLLGECLELMDAKSSLTLVAHPDDEPFVRELIARAGQERGGLDKVLVRTDPQLIPGSLILESPDGLVDNSIGSRFSEVEKIFEQLAASGDDGAGA from the coding sequence ATGTCTTTATCTGACGGCAACTCCCTGGGCGTGCTCACCGGCCGGGTCATTCTCGGCCCGGGCACCGACGGCGGCGAGGCCGAGACGACCGTCTCGGAGATGGAGTCGCGCCGTTCGCCCATGCATTTCGAAGAGGTCGAGGCCCAGTTCTGGGAGCGTGTGCGGGCCAAGGCCAAGGCCAAGGCGTCGGCCATCATCGCCGAGGCCATGGCCGAGGGCGAGCGCATCAAGGCCAAGGCCCAGGAAGAGGGCTATGCCGCGGGCGTGGCCGCCGCCGGGGAACAGATCCAGACCGAGCTGGCCCAGATGTCGAAATCGCTCGGCTCCATGCTCGAGTCCCTGACCGCCGAGCGGGGCAAGCTGTGGGCGACGCACCGCCAGGAATTCGTCACCCTGCTGCGCCTGGCCGTGGAGCGCACCACCATGGCCGCCATCGACGCCCGCCGGGAAGAGATTCTCGGCAACCTGCTCGGGGAATGCCTGGAACTCATGGACGCCAAGTCCAGCCTCACCCTGGTCGCCCATCCCGACGACGAACCCTTCGTGCGCGAACTCATCGCCCGGGCCGGCCAGGAGCGCGGCGGCCTGGACAAGGTCCTGGTGCGCACCGATCCCCAGCTCATCCCCGGCAGCCTGATCCTCGAGAGCCCGGACGGGCTGGTGGACAATTCCATCGGCAGCCGCTTTAGCGAAGTGGAAAAGATTTTCGAGCAGCTCGCCGCCTCGGGAGACGACGGTGCCGGCGCTTGA
- the cls gene encoding cardiolipin synthase, protein MTFFILILLGIAHAIGIASAARALFTARSPQGSMAWVMGMITFPYVAVPLYWVLGRNRFQGYVASRREGDKVVGGLAPEIDQFKAFPDAHASAVPGFFPVIERLAELPFTKGNAVELLIDGQATFDAIFAAIDAAESYVAVQFFIIRDDAIGQALKEHLVAKARAGVTVYVLYDEIGSHSLDAAYLADLHRAGVKVSAFNTTLGWRNRLQLNFRNHRKIVVVDGRTAFVGGHNVGDEYMGKSPRFGHWRDTHVRCQGPAATLVQLTFAEDWYWATRTAPKLDWQLRPAPDGDMPVLVLPTGPADDIESCDLYFFQAIAAAKKRLWIVSPYFVPDREIISALQLAVLRGVDVRIMLPQKPDHKLVYLASFSYLSDLETLGVKFYRYTNGFLHQKVILVDDVMASVGTANCDNRSFRLNFEISMAVADPAFIRAVEAMLLTDFTFCQPVSADDYEERSFAFKTGVMLSRLLSPIL, encoded by the coding sequence ATGACGTTTTTCATCCTGATCCTGCTCGGCATCGCTCATGCCATCGGCATCGCTTCGGCGGCCCGGGCGCTTTTCACCGCCCGCTCGCCGCAAGGCTCCATGGCCTGGGTCATGGGCATGATCACCTTTCCGTACGTGGCCGTGCCGCTGTACTGGGTGCTCGGCCGCAACCGTTTCCAGGGCTATGTGGCCTCCCGCCGCGAGGGCGACAAGGTGGTCGGGGGGCTGGCCCCGGAGATCGACCAGTTCAAGGCCTTTCCCGATGCCCACGCCTCGGCGGTGCCCGGATTTTTCCCGGTCATCGAGCGGCTGGCCGAACTGCCCTTTACCAAGGGCAACGCCGTGGAGCTTTTGATCGACGGGCAGGCCACCTTCGACGCCATCTTCGCGGCCATCGACGCGGCCGAGTCGTATGTGGCGGTCCAGTTCTTCATCATCCGCGACGATGCGATCGGCCAGGCCCTCAAGGAGCACCTCGTGGCCAAGGCCCGGGCCGGCGTGACCGTGTACGTGCTCTACGACGAGATCGGCAGCCATTCTCTCGACGCGGCCTACCTCGCCGACCTGCATCGGGCCGGGGTCAAGGTGTCGGCGTTCAACACCACGCTGGGCTGGCGCAACCGGCTGCAGCTCAATTTCCGCAACCACCGCAAGATCGTGGTGGTGGACGGCAGGACGGCCTTTGTCGGCGGCCACAACGTCGGGGACGAATACATGGGCAAAAGCCCCCGCTTCGGCCATTGGCGCGACACCCACGTGCGCTGCCAGGGGCCGGCGGCCACCCTGGTCCAGCTCACCTTTGCCGAGGACTGGTACTGGGCCACCCGGACCGCGCCCAAGCTCGACTGGCAGCTGCGCCCCGCTCCGGACGGCGATATGCCCGTGCTGGTGCTGCCCACCGGCCCGGCCGACGACATCGAATCCTGCGACCTCTACTTCTTTCAGGCCATCGCCGCCGCGAAAAAGCGCCTTTGGATCGTCAGCCCCTATTTCGTGCCGGATCGGGAAATCATCTCCGCCCTGCAATTGGCCGTGCTGCGCGGTGTGGACGTGCGCATCATGCTGCCCCAAAAGCCCGACCACAAACTGGTCTATCTGGCCTCGTTCTCCTACCTCTCCGACCTGGAGACCCTGGGCGTCAAATTCTACCGCTACACCAACGGCTTCCTGCACCAGAAGGTGATCCTGGTCGACGACGTCATGGCCTCGGTCGGCACGGCCAACTGCGACAACCGCTCCTTCCGCCTCAATTTCGAGATCAGCATGGCCGTGGCCGACCCGGCGTTCATCCGCGCCGTCGAAGCCATGCTCCTGACTGACTTCACCTTCTGCCAGCCCGTCAGCGCCGACGACTACGAGGAACGCTCGTTTGCGTTCAAGACCGGCGTTATGCTGAGCCGCCTGCTTTCGCCCATTTTGTAG
- a CDS encoding FliI/YscN family ATPase — translation MPALDASGAIGFLERLRPAHTFGKVSKVVGLIAEGRGIRAPVGSVCQLLSDDGGNGQIREVPAEVVGFRDGACLFMPYGDLRGIAPGTLIRNTSTPPLFPVGRRYLGRVIDAFGNPIDDGAAITPANFNPIFASAPMPMDRPRINEPMDVGVRAINGLLTLGKGQRVGIMAGSGVGKSTLMGMIARNTKADINVIGLVGERGRELREFIEKDLGPEGMARSVVVVATSDQSPLIRMRAAYAATAMAEFFRDQGGDVILMMDSVTRFAMAGREVGLAAGEPPTTRGYTPSVFAQLPKLLERAGKNNQGSITGIYTVLVDGDDFNEPIADAVRSILDGHIVLTRDLADQGHFPAIDVLKSISRLRSDVTPKEALTAGREMIRLLATYRRVEDMVNIGAYARGANPEIDRAIDMIGPINGFLRQAVDESQTLDESFAAILELMK, via the coding sequence GTGCCGGCGCTTGACGCCTCCGGGGCCATCGGCTTTCTGGAGCGGCTGCGCCCGGCCCACACCTTCGGCAAGGTGTCCAAGGTGGTGGGGCTTATCGCCGAGGGCCGGGGGATTCGCGCCCCGGTCGGCTCGGTGTGCCAGCTGCTCTCCGACGACGGCGGCAACGGACAGATCCGCGAGGTGCCGGCCGAGGTGGTGGGCTTTCGCGACGGAGCCTGCCTGTTCATGCCCTACGGCGACCTGCGCGGCATCGCGCCGGGGACGCTGATCCGCAACACCAGCACGCCGCCCCTATTCCCGGTGGGCCGGCGTTATCTCGGCCGGGTCATCGACGCCTTCGGCAACCCCATCGACGACGGCGCGGCCATAACCCCCGCCAATTTCAACCCCATCTTCGCCTCCGCGCCCATGCCCATGGACCGCCCGCGCATAAACGAGCCCATGGACGTCGGCGTGCGGGCCATAAACGGCCTGCTCACCCTCGGCAAGGGGCAGCGCGTCGGCATCATGGCCGGTTCCGGCGTCGGAAAATCGACGCTTATGGGCATGATCGCCCGCAACACCAAGGCCGACATCAACGTCATCGGGCTGGTGGGCGAACGCGGCCGCGAACTGCGGGAATTTATCGAAAAGGACCTCGGCCCCGAGGGCATGGCCCGTTCCGTGGTGGTCGTGGCCACCTCGGACCAGAGCCCGCTTATCCGCATGCGCGCCGCCTACGCGGCCACGGCCATGGCCGAATTTTTCCGGGACCAGGGGGGCGACGTCATCCTCATGATGGATTCCGTCACCCGTTTCGCCATGGCCGGCCGGGAAGTGGGGCTGGCCGCCGGCGAGCCGCCGACCACGCGCGGCTACACGCCCTCGGTCTTCGCCCAGCTGCCCAAGCTCCTGGAGCGGGCCGGCAAGAACAACCAGGGCAGCATCACTGGCATCTACACCGTGCTCGTGGATGGCGACGACTTCAACGAACCCATCGCCGACGCCGTGCGCTCCATCCTCGACGGCCACATCGTGCTCACCCGCGACCTGGCCGATCAGGGGCATTTCCCGGCCATCGACGTGCTCAAGTCCATCAGCCGTCTGCGCTCGGACGTGACGCCCAAGGAGGCGCTGACCGCCGGCCGGGAGATGATCCGCCTGCTCGCCACCTACCGGCGGGTGGAGGACATGGTCAATATCGGGGCCTACGCCCGGGGGGCCAACCCCGAAATCGACCGGGCCATCGACATGATCGGCCCCATCAACGGCTTCCTGCGCCAGGCCGTGGACGAAAGCCAGACCCTGGACGAGAGCTTCGCCGCCATCCTGGAACTCATGAAGTAA
- the fliG gene encoding flagellar motor switch protein FliG, with translation MATMTGPQKTAVLCLALGEKFTGEVFKRLERKEIARISKAMMEMETVPKEQVEEVVREFNETMQVGKDMVTGGPEQVRRMLSKTLDADTAKYIMETLELDTGPTPFQELVNVSPRILAQILRNEHPQTLALILGHLHPDQAAELLQNLPSGVRAEVLMRLSKLEAVAEDMLLEVDKVLQNQLIAMGGKEGKKVGGITSVAEILNAVDRATEEEVLSEIEEESAQMAEDIRNLMFVFEDIKGLDDRAIRELLKEVSNEELTQALKGASEDLRDKFFKNLSERAATMIQEDLEIMGPIRLAEVESAQQNVVKTVRRLEAEGKIAIGRGGGDVFI, from the coding sequence ATGGCCACCATGACCGGACCGCAAAAAACCGCCGTCTTGTGCCTGGCGCTCGGCGAGAAGTTCACGGGCGAGGTGTTCAAGCGCCTGGAGCGCAAGGAGATCGCCCGCATCTCCAAGGCCATGATGGAGATGGAGACCGTGCCCAAGGAGCAGGTCGAGGAAGTGGTCCGGGAATTCAACGAAACCATGCAGGTCGGCAAGGACATGGTCACGGGCGGCCCCGAGCAGGTGCGCCGCATGCTGTCCAAGACCCTGGACGCGGACACGGCCAAGTACATCATGGAGACGTTGGAGCTCGACACCGGCCCGACCCCCTTCCAGGAGCTGGTCAACGTGTCGCCGCGCATCCTGGCCCAGATTCTGCGCAACGAACACCCGCAGACCCTGGCGCTGATCCTCGGCCACCTGCATCCCGATCAGGCGGCCGAACTCCTCCAGAACCTGCCGTCCGGGGTGCGGGCCGAAGTGCTCATGCGCCTTTCCAAGCTCGAGGCCGTGGCCGAGGACATGCTGCTCGAAGTGGACAAGGTGCTACAAAACCAGCTCATCGCCATGGGCGGCAAGGAAGGCAAGAAGGTCGGCGGCATCACGTCCGTGGCCGAAATCCTAAACGCCGTGGACCGCGCCACCGAGGAAGAGGTCCTCTCCGAGATCGAAGAGGAATCCGCCCAGATGGCCGAGGATATCCGCAACCTCATGTTCGTGTTCGAGGACATCAAGGGCCTCGACGACCGGGCCATCCGCGAGCTTTTGAAGGAAGTCTCCAACGAGGAGCTGACGCAGGCCTTAAAGGGCGCTTCCGAGGATCTGCGCGACAAGTTCTTCAAGAATCTCTCCGAGCGCGCCGCCACCATGATCCAGGAAGACCTGGAAATCATGGGCCCCATCCGACTGGCCGAGGTGGAGTCCGCCCAGCAAAACGTGGTCAAGACCGTGCGGCGTCTGGAAGCCGAGGGCAAGATCGCCATCGGCCGCGGAGGCGGGGATGTCTTTATCTGA
- a CDS encoding linear amide C-N hydrolase, with product MKQFLSCLVVVGLSLLLAVPPVSACTSIRIKTTDGKIFYARTMEYAQQLHSGVLTIPKGTAMAGILPDGSLGGLKWKAKHGVVGMDAFGKPIVCDGMNDAGLVAGGLLFPGYAGYQSYSKSKAGHTISNFDVVKYILSQFATVDEVRSGMKDVIVCQGPGSLDGVTTGPVPMHYTVHDASGASIVIEYQNGQCHIYDNPLGVLTNAPDFPWMRIYLGNFVNLSAVNAKPIAVNGFKVDPTGQGSGMLGLPGDFTPPNRFLRMVALTQAAKPVTGADAGLALVMTIISNVDIPYGAVRDNSPQGALFDYTQWTIASDTARGRFYFRTYNDKNWRYVDVKEALAKAGSNITSLPIDIPADYPDVTAQANPLK from the coding sequence ATGAAACAGTTCCTTTCTTGTCTCGTCGTCGTCGGCCTGTCGTTATTGCTGGCCGTCCCCCCGGTCTCGGCCTGCACCAGCATTCGCATCAAGACCACGGACGGCAAAATTTTCTACGCCCGCACCATGGAATACGCCCAGCAACTGCACAGCGGCGTGTTAACCATTCCCAAGGGCACGGCCATGGCCGGCATCCTGCCCGACGGCAGCCTCGGCGGACTCAAATGGAAAGCCAAGCACGGCGTCGTGGGCATGGACGCCTTCGGGAAGCCGATTGTCTGCGACGGCATGAACGACGCCGGACTCGTGGCCGGCGGGCTGTTGTTCCCGGGCTATGCCGGCTACCAGTCCTACAGCAAAAGCAAGGCCGGCCACACCATCTCCAATTTCGACGTCGTCAAATACATCCTGTCCCAGTTCGCCACCGTGGACGAGGTGCGTTCCGGCATGAAGGACGTCATCGTGTGCCAGGGGCCGGGAAGCCTGGACGGCGTGACCACGGGACCGGTCCCCATGCACTACACCGTGCATGACGCCAGCGGGGCGAGCATCGTCATCGAGTACCAAAACGGCCAATGCCACATCTACGACAATCCGCTGGGAGTGCTGACCAATGCCCCGGATTTCCCCTGGATGCGCATCTACCTGGGCAATTTCGTCAACCTCTCGGCGGTCAACGCCAAGCCCATCGCCGTGAATGGTTTCAAGGTGGACCCGACGGGCCAGGGCTCGGGCATGCTCGGGCTTCCCGGCGACTTCACCCCGCCCAACCGTTTCCTGCGCATGGTGGCGCTCACCCAGGCGGCCAAGCCGGTGACCGGCGCCGACGCCGGGCTGGCCCTGGTCATGACGATCATCAGCAATGTGGACATCCCCTACGGCGCGGTCCGCGACAACAGCCCGCAAGGCGCGCTGTTCGACTACACCCAGTGGACCATTGCCTCGGACACCGCCCGCGGGCGCTTCTACTTCCGCACCTACAACGACAAGAACTGGCGCTATGTGGACGTCAAGGAAGCCCTGGCCAAAGCCGGATCGAACATCACCAGCCTGCCCATCGACATCCCGGCCGACTATCCCGACGTCACGGCCCAGGCCAATCCCCTCAAATAA
- a CDS encoding DUF3089 domain-containing protein, whose protein sequence is MDDKALNAKTDKDTVRWITAAFSDNCNVFAPRYRQVNIEVMKMGDAEKAKYIEMPVEDVTAAFEYYLRHLNKGRPFILASHSQGSNVLQLMLLRNPGLLDKSKLVAAYMPGWTFTDADLARMGLRLGRRPDETGVLLTWNTVGPGGVSPTVLPGARCVNPLSWTTDKKEYPASMDIAARILREDKPPLVVPHFTAARINDSGALEIPTPRPEIARQLSMFMGKECYHRYDYDFFFDNIKENVRLRCEAYRREDRP, encoded by the coding sequence CTGGACGACAAGGCGCTCAACGCCAAAACGGACAAGGATACCGTCCGCTGGATAACGGCGGCCTTTTCCGACAACTGCAACGTGTTCGCCCCGCGCTATCGCCAGGTCAACATCGAAGTCATGAAGATGGGCGACGCGGAAAAGGCGAAATATATCGAGATGCCGGTCGAGGATGTTACGGCGGCGTTCGAGTATTATTTGCGCCACCTCAACAAGGGGCGTCCGTTTATTCTGGCGAGCCACAGCCAGGGCTCCAATGTCTTGCAGCTGATGCTGCTGCGCAATCCCGGGCTGTTGGATAAAAGCAAGCTGGTTGCCGCCTATATGCCCGGCTGGACGTTCACGGATGCCGATTTGGCCCGGATGGGCCTGCGCCTGGGCCGGCGTCCCGACGAAACGGGCGTGCTGCTGACCTGGAACACCGTCGGCCCCGGCGGCGTTTCGCCGACGGTGCTGCCCGGCGCCCGGTGCGTGAATCCCTTGTCCTGGACGACGGACAAAAAAGAGTATCCGGCGTCCATGGACATTGCGGCGAGAATTTTGCGCGAAGACAAACCGCCCCTTGTCGTGCCGCATTTCACCGCCGCCCGCATCAACGACAGCGGGGCCCTCGAGATTCCGACGCCGCGGCCCGAGATCGCCAGGCAACTCAGCATGTTCATGGGCAAGGAATGCTATCACCGCTATGATTATGATTTTTTCTTCGACAACATAAAGGAGAACGTCAGGCTGCGGTGCGAAGCCTACCGCAGGGAGGATCGCCCTTAG
- a CDS encoding pyridoxamine 5'-phosphate oxidase family protein — protein MREVIDFLRANSTVFLATSDKGAARVRPFQFQFEQDGRLWFCTAKSKETYAQLKADNRLELSCCSKDMVTLRLAGTAVLEDDPAVKKRILDGNALVRSIYGAPDNPDFTTFSIDHGRAILFDFSGNPPKTFTF, from the coding sequence ATGCGCGAAGTCATCGATTTCCTGCGAGCCAATTCCACCGTGTTCCTGGCCACATCGGACAAGGGCGCGGCCCGGGTCCGGCCCTTCCAGTTCCAGTTCGAACAGGACGGCCGGCTGTGGTTCTGCACGGCCAAAAGCAAGGAAACCTATGCCCAGCTCAAAGCGGACAACCGGCTGGAGCTGTCGTGTTGCAGCAAGGACATGGTCACGCTGCGCCTGGCCGGGACCGCGGTCCTCGAAGACGATCCGGCGGTCAAAAAGCGCATCCTCGACGGCAATGCCCTGGTCCGCTCCATCTACGGCGCGCCGGACAACCCCGACTTCACGACCTTCAGCATCGACCACGGCCGGGCCATCCTGTTCGACTTCAGCGGCAATCCCCCCAAGACCTTCACCTTCTAG
- a CDS encoding DUF3089 domain-containing protein, which translates to MLRLGCRFGGMVLLAVLLLCGKAFCDSAQQHGEVDYGKKKNWSMLPEKTAHAVDVFFVHPTTYGPPANGNTPPPWTTRRSTPKRTRIPSAG; encoded by the coding sequence ATGTTAAGATTGGGGTGTCGTTTCGGGGGAATGGTGCTTTTGGCGGTGTTGTTGCTTTGCGGCAAGGCCTTTTGCGATTCCGCGCAACAACATGGCGAAGTCGACTACGGCAAGAAAAAGAACTGGTCCATGCTGCCGGAAAAGACGGCGCATGCTGTCGATGTGTTTTTTGTCCATCCGACCACCTACGGGCCTCCGGCCAATGGAAATACACCGCCTCCCTGGACGACAAGGCGCTCAACGCCAAAACGGACAAGGATACCGTCCGCTGGATAA
- a CDS encoding MoaD/ThiS family protein produces the protein MSDTVAVRALATLAGYAPPGGEARIGPGETVAGLAGRLGLPLGAIGTVLVNGRPARAETPLSPGDTVSFVPPITGG, from the coding sequence GTGAGCGACACGGTTGCGGTGCGCGCCCTGGCCACCCTGGCCGGCTATGCCCCGCCGGGCGGGGAGGCGCGAATCGGGCCGGGCGAAACGGTCGCGGGCCTGGCCGGCCGGCTGGGCCTGCCCCTCGGCGCGATCGGGACCGTGCTCGTAAACGGCCGGCCGGCGCGGGCGGAAACGCCGCTTTCCCCGGGCGACACCGTTTCCTTCGTGCCCCCCATCACCGGGGGCTGA
- a CDS encoding SphA family protein has product MNHIPCRHGKALPCLYPMVLALCLVLFAPGRATAVEGGLSHYIPGAYGDFLMGYIPEAGFYLRNDTLHQSYHMDGTLKGGRVYAGLKVHSVINLTKMSAMFDVPAIHGLLGIGVGVPVIVNEHITGDLAANYTTRSASTGLDTPHHLAYGAGGDRGGLSDIFLMPIIAAWNPGECHIAVMPIVFLPTGYYNKHKLTNLGMNFATFDGNVAFTWLHKEKYEISVNAGYMINTENPSTHYLSGNQLHVDWTAAYHFTPRFGLGAVGYLLAQTTPDSGTGAKMGSFESSGSGIGPAVTCTVPVGGKDLMLMAKWIHDLGASHSFLGDTIYGSFAIKF; this is encoded by the coding sequence ATGAACCACATCCCCTGCCGACACGGCAAAGCCCTGCCCTGCCTATATCCGATGGTCCTCGCCCTATGCCTCGTCCTTTTCGCCCCCGGTCGGGCGACGGCCGTGGAGGGGGGCCTTAGCCACTACATTCCCGGAGCCTACGGCGACTTCCTCATGGGCTACATTCCCGAGGCCGGCTTCTACCTGCGAAACGACACCCTCCACCAGTCCTACCACATGGACGGGACGCTCAAGGGCGGACGCGTCTACGCCGGACTCAAGGTCCATTCGGTGATCAACCTCACCAAGATGAGCGCCATGTTCGACGTGCCGGCCATACACGGCCTGCTCGGCATCGGCGTCGGCGTGCCCGTGATCGTAAACGAGCACATCACCGGCGACCTGGCGGCCAACTACACGACCCGGTCCGCATCGACGGGGCTCGATACGCCCCACCATCTCGCCTACGGCGCGGGCGGCGACCGGGGCGGACTTTCCGACATCTTCCTCATGCCGATCATCGCCGCCTGGAACCCCGGCGAATGCCACATCGCCGTCATGCCCATCGTGTTTTTGCCGACCGGCTATTACAACAAGCACAAGCTGACCAACCTCGGCATGAACTTCGCCACCTTCGACGGCAACGTGGCCTTCACCTGGCTGCACAAGGAAAAATACGAGATCTCGGTCAACGCCGGCTACATGATCAACACCGAAAACCCTTCCACCCATTACCTCTCGGGCAACCAACTGCATGTGGACTGGACCGCGGCCTACCACTTCACCCCGCGCTTCGGCCTGGGCGCGGTGGGCTACCTGCTCGCCCAGACCACGCCGGATTCGGGCACGGGGGCCAAGATGGGCTCCTTCGAGTCCTCGGGCTCGGGCATCGGCCCGGCCGTCACCTGCACCGTGCCCGTCGGCGGCAAGGACCTGATGCTCATGGCCAAATGGATCCACGACCTCGGCGCCAGCCATTCCTTCCTGGGCGATACGATCTACGGCTCCTTCGCCATCAAATTTTAG